In Flavobacterium okayamense, a single window of DNA contains:
- a CDS encoding YbjN domain-containing protein, whose amino-acid sequence MNKNNTFFPTIVVKQVSTKQDHKWDEAVSLFDQKQYQKVVPTILDYVGSHFQANKSGDSYIIPHGSVVVTITQTANELIVKCPFLNIANAKKVPLMRKLAELRMHPLNLTNLTLENDLVYFSFSCPIELCEPYKIYAVLREICFYADSYDDEFITKFEATNIQEPKINRFSNDITANAFTNYQKILSEGIERFNYYMEKRHGNNAWYTLNITLKQIEFYAEPQGYLRTILEKAIDGIFDREIPFHDRLLRGKMDLEKLLTYSQDDFSADLYQIETFIPHKYSSKKDNIRENWEDSYSEVEDMIANSRFEDATMIMQSCFYNLFYYNLVDEEIKKPIIDALEQSSGLDWNQAAPILYKGMESIMEDTIFQNDFGMDLSKIMTEQMQQSMAAMQEMMANFKIN is encoded by the coding sequence ATGAATAAAAACAACACATTTTTCCCAACCATAGTAGTAAAACAAGTTTCTACTAAACAAGATCATAAATGGGATGAAGCGGTATCATTATTTGATCAAAAACAATATCAAAAAGTAGTGCCAACAATTTTAGATTATGTAGGTAGTCATTTTCAAGCAAATAAAAGTGGCGATAGTTATATAATTCCTCATGGTTCTGTAGTGGTAACAATTACACAAACAGCTAATGAACTTATAGTGAAATGTCCGTTTTTAAATATAGCAAATGCAAAAAAAGTTCCGTTAATGCGAAAATTAGCAGAATTAAGAATGCATCCGCTTAATTTAACCAATCTAACGTTAGAAAATGATTTAGTATATTTTTCATTTTCTTGTCCTATTGAATTGTGTGAGCCTTATAAAATTTATGCCGTTTTACGTGAAATTTGTTTCTATGCAGATAGTTATGATGATGAGTTTATAACCAAATTTGAAGCAACCAATATTCAAGAACCTAAAATAAATCGGTTTTCTAATGATATAACAGCAAATGCATTTACAAATTATCAAAAAATATTAAGTGAAGGCATTGAGCGATTTAATTATTACATGGAAAAAAGACATGGAAATAATGCTTGGTACACTCTTAATATTACTTTAAAACAAATTGAGTTTTATGCAGAACCGCAAGGGTATTTACGAACTATTTTAGAAAAGGCAATTGATGGAATTTTCGATAGAGAAATCCCTTTTCATGATCGTTTGTTAAGAGGAAAAATGGACTTAGAAAAATTATTAACGTATTCTCAAGATGATTTTTCTGCAGATTTATATCAAATCGAAACGTTTATTCCTCATAAATACAGTTCTAAAAAAGATAACATTAGAGAAAACTGGGAAGACAGTTATAGCGAAGTGGAAGATATGATTGCAAATTCAAGATTTGAAGATGCTACAATGATTATGCAATCGTGTTTTTATAACTTGTTTTATTACAATTTAGTTGATGAAGAAATTAAAAAACCAATTATTGATGCATTAGAACAATCTAGTGGTTTAGATTGGAATCAAGCAGCTCCTATTTTGTATAAGGGAATGGAAAGCATTATGGAAGACACCATTTTTCAAAACGATTTTGGAATGGATTTATCCAAAATAATGACCGAACAAATGCAACAATCTATGGCGGCGATGCAAGAAATGATGGCTAATTTTAAAATCAATTAA
- a CDS encoding trypsin-like peptidase domain-containing protein, giving the protein MNTFNKIENSIYRINTANGSGTGFYSQKEDVIITNYHVVAGSKEVSIEGQDKNRYIAQVIFINPGKDIAFLRAENYPKPIETIAIENAIATLARDKVMVLGYPYGMPFTVTEGIVSNAKQIVDGRNYIQTDAAINPGNSGGPIVNEKGELIGIVTSKFSNADNIGFAIPVETLLEELEIVSELNNNLTLGCHSCNGLIQEKTNYCPNCGSDVDEKLFEENPLSDFSQKVEEAISKLNIKPVLARTGRERWYFHQGSAEIRMFVYDNNYLFATSPLNDLPRTNLEAIYEYILTTDTGKHRLSISDNQIFLSYRIHISDLYSDAKEEILNDIAELAVKADHFDDLFVNDFGAKMTNYSK; this is encoded by the coding sequence ATGAATACGTTTAATAAAATAGAAAATTCGATATATAGAATTAATACCGCAAATGGTTCTGGAACTGGTTTTTACAGCCAAAAAGAAGATGTTATTATTACCAACTATCATGTTGTTGCTGGAAGTAAAGAAGTCAGTATAGAAGGTCAGGATAAGAACAGATACATAGCTCAAGTTATTTTTATTAATCCAGGAAAAGATATTGCCTTTTTAAGAGCTGAAAATTATCCTAAACCTATTGAAACAATTGCAATAGAAAATGCAATAGCAACTTTAGCAAGAGATAAAGTAATGGTTTTAGGATATCCATATGGAATGCCTTTTACAGTTACAGAAGGAATCGTTTCAAATGCAAAACAAATTGTTGATGGTCGTAATTACATTCAAACGGATGCCGCAATAAACCCAGGAAACAGTGGTGGTCCAATTGTTAATGAAAAAGGAGAATTAATTGGAATAGTTACTTCAAAATTTTCAAATGCAGATAATATTGGGTTTGCCATTCCTGTCGAAACGCTATTAGAAGAATTGGAAATTGTTTCGGAATTAAACAACAACCTTACGTTAGGTTGCCATAGTTGCAATGGATTAATTCAAGAAAAAACGAATTATTGTCCAAATTGTGGTAGCGATGTAGATGAAAAACTGTTTGAAGAAAATCCACTTTCCGATTTTAGTCAGAAAGTAGAAGAGGCTATTTCAAAATTAAACATTAAACCTGTATTAGCAAGAACCGGTAGAGAACGATGGTATTTTCATCAAGGAAGTGCCGAGATAAGAATGTTTGTATATGACAATAATTATCTTTTTGCAACTTCACCATTAAATGATTTGCCAAGAACAAATTTGGAGGCTATATACGAATATATTTTAACTACAGATACAGGAAAGCACCGTTTATCTATTTCAGACAATCAAATATTTCTTTCGTATCGAATTCATATTAGTGATTTATATTCAGATGCAAAAGAGGAGATTCTTAATGACATAGCAGAATTAGCCGTTAAAGCCGATCATTTCGACGATTTGTTTGTTAACGATTTTGGTGCTAAAATGACTAATTATAGTAAATAA
- a CDS encoding carboxypeptidase-like regulatory domain-containing protein, with translation MYFTIHQIRYFLYVFVITYFSCQKDEYYYHGKVTDDNNNPVEDVIVTVENFKNKTKTDKKGYFKLMHNSEFLGNLIFRKEGYKTDTIPIVWRQHGETLNYNFIENDTTVVLLKQI, from the coding sequence ATGTATTTTACTATTCATCAAATAAGGTATTTTCTATATGTTTTTGTAATTACTTATTTTTCATGTCAAAAAGATGAGTACTACTATCATGGAAAAGTAACAGATGACAATAATAATCCGGTTGAAGATGTAATTGTTACAGTGGAAAATTTTAAAAATAAAACAAAAACCGATAAAAAGGGGTATTTCAAATTAATGCATAATTCTGAATTTTTAGGAAATTTAATTTTTAGGAAAGAAGGTTATAAAACCGATACTATCCCAATTGTTTGGAGACAACATGGAGAAACTTTAAATTATAATTTTATAGAAAATGACACAACTGTTGTGCTATTAAAACAAATATAA
- a CDS encoding MutS-related protein — protein sequence MIQNIIFQIKYAFSQISFNRSKNVTDRLKMSFGSLKEQSTDFNYISKYFRNKNNSKAYHVVSDKTCNDLDFEDLFMLIDRTHSKVGQQYLYNKLRTVTINESQTTLDEEIIKELTNNEQLRISVQKRLEKLNHKDAYYITTLFQDEHLHPPKWFFIIKILSFASLLSLILAFFNPIFFIVLAALFCVNFALHYWNKSNLVQYVGSIPQLLKLNSISSQLYGVPLFKKLNLNLPSSIKLINEVKGKMSFFQLEAKLQGEFEMIAWFIFEIFKTIFLLEPLLLFGVLKKLSTKREEIENVFQFVGHIDMLISIASLRKGLDTFCLPTITTDNTIQAKDISHPLIFNCTTNTITIADKSILLTGSNMSGKTSFIRAIGLNIITGLTINTCFATSMVFPRLKVFSAIRISDDLMNDKSYYFEEVLTIKEMLKESKSGEKNLFLLDEMFKGTNTVERIAAGKAVLSTLSKNNNTVLVSTHDIELTDMLSKEYELYHFSETVHNKTVGFDYKMKEGKLKNRNAIRILKINDYPNEIIQEAITISKELDKLYLNTNNSDAIII from the coding sequence ATGATACAAAATATTATATTTCAAATAAAATACGCATTTTCACAAATAAGCTTTAATCGAAGTAAAAACGTTACTGATAGATTAAAAATGTCTTTTGGTTCCTTAAAAGAACAATCTACTGATTTTAATTATATATCGAAATACTTTAGAAATAAAAATAATTCAAAAGCCTATCATGTAGTATCGGATAAAACCTGTAACGATTTGGATTTTGAAGATTTGTTTATGCTTATCGATCGAACGCATTCTAAAGTTGGACAGCAATATCTTTATAATAAACTTCGTACCGTAACAATAAACGAAAGTCAGACAACATTAGATGAAGAAATTATAAAAGAACTCACAAATAATGAGCAATTAAGAATTTCAGTTCAAAAAAGGCTTGAAAAACTAAACCATAAAGACGCTTATTACATTACAACCCTTTTTCAAGACGAACATTTACATCCACCAAAATGGTTTTTTATTATAAAAATATTGTCTTTTGCGAGTTTACTATCGTTAATTCTTGCTTTTTTTAACCCAATATTTTTCATTGTTTTAGCGGCATTATTCTGTGTTAATTTTGCACTTCATTATTGGAATAAAAGCAATTTAGTACAATATGTTGGATCTATCCCTCAGCTTTTAAAACTAAACAGTATCTCGTCTCAACTATATGGTGTTCCATTATTTAAAAAATTGAACCTTAATTTACCTAGCTCAATAAAATTGATAAATGAAGTTAAAGGGAAAATGTCGTTTTTTCAACTCGAAGCCAAACTACAAGGTGAATTTGAAATGATAGCGTGGTTCATTTTTGAAATTTTCAAAACAATCTTTTTATTAGAACCATTGCTGTTGTTTGGTGTACTAAAAAAGTTATCGACTAAAAGAGAAGAAATAGAAAATGTTTTTCAATTTGTAGGACATATTGATATGCTTATTTCGATAGCTTCCTTACGAAAAGGACTCGATACATTTTGTTTACCAACAATTACAACGGATAATACTATACAGGCAAAAGACATTAGTCACCCTTTAATATTTAATTGCACTACTAATACTATAACAATTGCCGATAAGTCGATTTTGCTTACGGGCTCTAATATGTCTGGAAAAACTTCTTTTATTCGTGCAATCGGATTAAATATCATTACTGGATTAACCATTAATACCTGTTTCGCTACTTCAATGGTATTTCCTAGATTGAAAGTGTTTTCTGCGATAAGAATTAGCGATGATTTAATGAACGATAAAAGCTATTATTTTGAAGAAGTGCTAACGATTAAAGAAATGCTTAAAGAAAGTAAAAGTGGAGAGAAAAACCTTTTTTTGCTAGACGAAATGTTTAAAGGAACAAATACGGTTGAACGTATAGCAGCAGGCAAGGCTGTTTTGTCTACTTTAAGTAAAAATAATAATACAGTGTTAGTTTCGACCCACGATATCGAATTAACCGATATGCTATCAAAAGAGTATGAATTATATCATTTTAGTGAAACGGTACACAATAAAACAGTAGGTTTCGATTACAAAATGAAAGAAGGGAAGCTGAAAAACCGAAATGCAATTCGAATACTCAAAATTAACGATTATCCAAACGAAATTATTCAAGAAGCTATAACAATTTCAAAAGAATTGGATAAACTATATCTCAATACAAATAATTCAGATGCCATAATAATTTGA
- a CDS encoding ligand-binding sensor domain-containing protein, with translation MRNSFIREKSKLLYIGVKVITLLLSILFYSCKGQENKLVIDEPENELSDSIIKKSTNDNTSQNTFPFLNNDVQISNVVRKIFQDSKGNIWFGTENGAFVYNGEILLPIDSIISELGKGVTIKDIAEAKSGEIWFAHTDGISSFNGKVVKNYYKSDGLISNDVWCIETDSKGNVWVGTSEGACVFDGKKITPFQLPEGEIDKDFGISTTKMIHKIVEDSKGKLWFCTNAGLYSYTNQKLENESQKLGIKTNFVNGIYESKKGGFWISTKEGLYRLNKKSLENITKDKIILGKGIGSVSEDKHGNLWLVSNQHDLYVYDDKNLTDIKKDENNKRPVVFQIYNDQTNRLWFVGFGGAYRFENDKFINITKNGPWE, from the coding sequence ATGAGAAACTCATTCATTAGAGAAAAATCGAAATTGCTTTACATTGGTGTTAAGGTAATTACCCTTTTACTTTCAATTCTTTTTTATTCTTGTAAAGGTCAAGAAAATAAATTGGTTATTGATGAACCAGAAAATGAATTGTCTGATTCAATTATTAAAAAATCAACAAATGATAATACTTCTCAAAATACATTTCCTTTTTTAAATAATGATGTTCAAATAAGCAACGTAGTAAGAAAGATTTTTCAAGATAGTAAAGGAAATATTTGGTTTGGTACAGAAAATGGAGCTTTTGTTTATAATGGAGAAATATTGTTACCAATAGATAGTATTATAAGTGAGTTAGGGAAAGGTGTTACGATAAAAGATATTGCGGAAGCTAAATCAGGTGAAATTTGGTTCGCACATACTGATGGTATTAGCAGTTTTAATGGAAAAGTAGTCAAAAATTATTATAAATCGGACGGTTTAATTAGCAACGACGTGTGGTGTATTGAAACCGATTCAAAAGGGAATGTTTGGGTAGGAACCAGTGAAGGCGCTTGCGTTTTTGATGGAAAAAAAATTACTCCTTTTCAATTACCCGAAGGTGAAATTGACAAAGATTTTGGAATATCTACTACAAAAATGATTCATAAAATAGTTGAAGATAGTAAAGGTAAATTATGGTTTTGTACAAATGCCGGACTTTACTCGTATACAAACCAAAAATTAGAAAATGAATCACAGAAATTAGGTATTAAAACAAATTTTGTAAATGGTATTTACGAATCAAAAAAAGGAGGTTTTTGGATTTCTACTAAAGAAGGATTGTATAGATTAAATAAAAAATCTTTAGAAAACATTACCAAAGACAAAATTATACTCGGAAAAGGAATTGGAAGTGTATCTGAGGATAAACATGGGAACCTATGGTTAGTATCAAATCAACATGATTTATATGTATATGATGATAAAAACCTAACAGATATAAAAAAGGATGAAAACAATAAGCGACCAGTTGTTTTTCAAATTTATAATGATCAAACAAACAGATTATGGTTTGTTGGTTTTGGAGGCGCTTATAGGTTTGAAAACGATAAATTTATCAATATAACTAAGAATGGTCCATGGGAATAA
- a CDS encoding CHAT domain-containing protein, whose amino-acid sequence MKIRLVFLCIITSVSFVFAQVSKKEKVIDSLHFANQHQESIRLRKALILELNDKKALERNQLKLKLSEYHGTNSWQEGLALLESIKENVITKTLLSDQYKVEFYGNYYHAIAYANQDWEKSLKFAKEFLYKAQSNELQVSLAKQTEVVYDIAYIYGEINQPFDAINYYKKAEILYKKEGLNQSSDMALLYNNLGYEYSKLSNFKKCNDYYILATNIWEKNSLENSNYLATAYNNLIYNFIPYGEIKKAQFYLRKLKNIAKNIDKSDQDNYERIQLSILLNALKIDAFNNNVNCLKTYKNLTTYFKSVTNKEKFINYYSTANNVLLSFLIENKRNVEAEKIAYETEAYLKQYAYNEGLLVLYSHIVVLKKNKNEFESALFYIDEALKISNKTIKGNQAGLYLNKGIILKELGNSNQAELFYNKSQKILDEEKSADIETLLYYTEIANFYLQNYEKSKTTKDLNKAYSSFENCVNKFNSIYKNGLFNSNLIDYLDYIHEGLFKIALYDVSKQESVLNYIENTTSKYLWSNFIRNNSTKSLLNLDENYTLLQNLNAEIAHYKSSIQIENEKTTPDSSKIDEFKNIILELTSQAEQLQIKLSNSNSNYSNLFESKYTTSEFTATLHSDETVINYFPTKENIYVVVLNKNGIQKISKIANKEKVYEKILNYREAILNKKEFSYLSSQLYASLLNNQPLDSNKLTIISKGVLSLLPFESLLKNNKFLIEYYAINYASSLTLYSLQRTLKTKNEFNLAVFNPNYINTNFSILPFAEKESLFLKDKFNAAYFSDDLATKNNFFSNKEAYNIYHLAMHAKVDNLHEDASKLIFGNDNLYFSDLYAQKLPLDLVVLSACDTGFGKNTEGEGIMSLSRAFTYSGVASTIHSLWQTPDKQGSEIIQYFYKYLAEGLTKNEALQNAKIDFLKSTKADELKHPYYWSGFVLSGNPNALVSKSYTILYLASGILFLLIVLFYLKLRK is encoded by the coding sequence ATGAAAATAAGACTAGTATTTCTTTGTATTATAACTTCAGTTAGTTTTGTTTTTGCACAAGTTTCAAAAAAAGAAAAAGTTATAGATTCCTTACATTTTGCAAATCAACATCAAGAATCTATTCGTTTGAGAAAAGCGCTAATATTAGAACTTAATGATAAAAAAGCTTTAGAAAGAAATCAATTAAAATTGAAACTTTCAGAATATCATGGTACAAATTCTTGGCAAGAAGGTCTAGCATTATTAGAATCTATTAAAGAAAATGTAATTACAAAAACTTTACTCTCTGATCAATATAAAGTTGAGTTTTACGGAAATTATTACCATGCCATAGCATATGCCAATCAAGACTGGGAAAAATCACTCAAATTTGCCAAAGAATTTTTGTATAAAGCACAAAGCAATGAATTACAAGTATCTTTAGCTAAACAAACTGAGGTAGTATATGATATTGCTTATATTTATGGAGAAATAAATCAACCTTTTGATGCTATAAATTACTACAAAAAGGCTGAAATTTTGTACAAAAAGGAAGGTTTAAATCAAAGTAGCGATATGGCATTATTATACAATAACTTAGGTTATGAGTATTCAAAATTATCAAATTTTAAAAAATGCAATGATTACTATATTTTAGCAACGAATATTTGGGAAAAAAATTCGCTTGAAAATTCAAATTATTTAGCAACAGCTTACAATAATTTAATTTATAATTTTATTCCTTACGGAGAAATTAAAAAAGCTCAATTTTATTTGAGAAAACTTAAAAACATTGCCAAAAACATAGATAAAAGTGATCAAGATAATTATGAAAGAATACAATTAAGTATTTTGCTTAATGCGTTAAAAATTGATGCTTTTAATAATAATGTTAATTGTTTAAAAACTTACAAAAACCTAACAACATACTTTAAATCAGTAACTAACAAAGAAAAATTTATTAATTATTATTCTACAGCAAATAATGTTTTATTAAGCTTTTTAATTGAAAATAAAAGAAATGTAGAAGCAGAAAAAATAGCTTATGAAACCGAAGCTTATTTAAAACAATACGCTTACAATGAAGGTTTGTTGGTTCTGTATTCTCATATAGTTGTTCTAAAAAAGAATAAAAATGAGTTTGAAAGTGCGCTTTTTTATATTGATGAGGCACTTAAAATTTCTAATAAAACAATTAAAGGAAATCAGGCTGGTTTATATTTAAATAAAGGAATAATTTTAAAAGAGCTAGGAAATTCAAATCAAGCTGAGTTATTTTATAATAAATCACAGAAGATTTTAGATGAAGAAAAAAGTGCCGACATTGAAACGTTGTTATATTACACAGAAATTGCAAATTTCTATTTACAAAATTATGAGAAAAGTAAAACAACTAAAGACCTAAATAAGGCTTATTCTTCTTTTGAAAATTGCGTTAACAAGTTCAATTCAATTTACAAAAACGGTTTGTTTAACTCAAATTTAATTGATTATTTAGATTATATTCACGAAGGTTTGTTCAAAATTGCTTTATACGATGTTTCTAAGCAAGAATCGGTTTTAAATTATATTGAAAATACCACTTCAAAATATTTATGGTCTAATTTTATTAGAAATAATTCAACAAAATCTTTATTAAATTTAGATGAGAATTATACTTTACTTCAAAATTTAAATGCGGAAATTGCACATTATAAATCTAGTATTCAAATAGAAAATGAAAAAACAACTCCTGATTCTTCTAAAATTGATGAGTTTAAAAACATAATTTTAGAATTAACTTCTCAAGCAGAGCAATTACAAATAAAATTATCTAATTCAAATAGTAATTATTCTAATTTATTTGAATCGAAATATACAACTTCAGAATTTACAGCAACACTACATTCTGATGAAACTGTAATTAATTATTTTCCAACTAAAGAAAATATCTATGTAGTTGTGTTAAATAAAAACGGTATTCAAAAAATATCTAAAATTGCTAACAAAGAAAAAGTGTATGAAAAAATTCTTAATTATAGAGAAGCCATTTTAAACAAAAAGGAGTTTTCTTATTTAAGTTCTCAATTATATGCAAGCTTGTTAAATAATCAGCCTTTAGATTCTAATAAGTTAACCATAATTTCTAAAGGAGTTTTAAGCTTATTACCTTTTGAAAGTTTGTTAAAAAACAATAAATTTTTAATTGAATATTACGCTATTAATTACGCTTCTTCTTTAACATTATATTCCCTTCAAAGAACTCTTAAAACCAAAAATGAATTTAATTTAGCCGTTTTTAATCCAAATTATATAAATACTAATTTTTCTATTTTACCATTTGCAGAAAAAGAATCATTATTTCTTAAAGATAAATTTAATGCTGCTTATTTTTCTGATGATTTAGCGACAAAGAATAATTTTTTCAGTAATAAAGAAGCTTATAATATTTATCACTTAGCTATGCATGCTAAAGTTGATAACCTACATGAAGATGCCTCAAAATTGATTTTCGGAAATGATAATCTTTATTTTTCTGATTTATATGCTCAAAAATTACCTTTAGATTTAGTTGTATTAAGCGCTTGCGATACGGGTTTTGGTAAAAACACAGAAGGAGAAGGAATTATGAGTCTCTCTAGAGCATTTACTTATAGTGGAGTGGCTTCAACCATTCATAGTTTATGGCAAACTCCAGATAAACAAGGTTCTGAAATTATACAATATTTTTATAAATATTTAGCAGAAGGTTTAACTAAAAATGAAGCTTTGCAAAATGCAAAAATTGATTTTTTGAAATCGACAAAGGCAGATGAATTGAAGCATCCTTATTATTGGTCTGGATTTGTATTAAGTGGAAATCCAAACGCTTTAGTTTCTAAATCTTATACTATATTATATCTTGCCTCGGGAATTCTATTTTTATTGATAGTTTTGTTTTACTTAAAGCTTAGAAAGTAA
- a CDS encoding tetratricopeptide repeat protein, translating into MNELIEKYFENNLTPEEQLLFDEKLNQDAEFKAEFEFHLELKNAIKLAERQKIKKEIQKFEIEAKTPVFYLKSYFKYAAIFLVMFSLWFVMFNNTNNNELYNSYFDPYPNTVISNTRSDVNEKTIIEEAFIAYDLGEYNKANDLFENALKVTKTDYILFYKAICLMELNKHKDAIKLFESTNLSNEYLEKSLWFEALCYLKLNNKSVARQKLETLVKKKSFKNTEAEELLSKL; encoded by the coding sequence ATGAACGAATTAATTGAAAAATATTTTGAAAATAATTTAACTCCTGAAGAACAATTATTGTTTGATGAAAAATTAAACCAAGATGCTGAATTTAAAGCAGAATTTGAATTTCATTTGGAATTAAAGAATGCTATAAAATTGGCCGAAAGACAAAAAATTAAAAAAGAAATTCAAAAATTTGAAATTGAAGCTAAAACGCCTGTTTTTTATTTGAAAAGCTATTTTAAATATGCAGCTATCTTTTTAGTAATGTTTTCTTTATGGTTTGTTATGTTTAATAATACTAATAATAATGAATTATATAACAGTTATTTTGATCCTTATCCAAATACTGTAATTTCAAACACAAGAAGTGATGTAAACGAAAAAACAATAATTGAAGAAGCTTTTATTGCTTATGATTTAGGAGAATACAATAAAGCAAATGACTTATTTGAAAACGCTTTAAAGGTTACTAAAACAGACTATATACTCTTTTATAAAGCCATTTGTTTAATGGAATTAAACAAACATAAAGATGCGATAAAACTATTTGAATCTACAAATTTATCAAATGAATATCTTGAAAAATCTTTATGGTTTGAAGCGTTATGTTATTTAAAATTAAACAATAAAAGCGTAGCAAGACAAAAACTAGAAACTCTTGTTAAGAAAAAATCATTTAAAAATACTGAAGCCGAAGAATTACTTTCTAAGCTTTAA
- a CDS encoding RNA polymerase sigma factor, with protein sequence MSNQSIIERIKNNDEALLKKIYLDNKLSFFKIANQYQLPEDVALDIYQDSMVALIENVRKNKIDDLQSSINTYFIGIGKFMIFNYLKSVKKIKLEDIDSIEVNDFEGFTTDEDVLNSKEVTLKKAYETLGDQCKKILNLFYFENKKLDEIQTILNYENKDVLKSQKSRCISHLKKLLNLKK encoded by the coding sequence ATGAGTAATCAATCTATAATTGAACGCATAAAAAATAATGATGAAGCTTTGTTAAAAAAGATTTATTTAGATAATAAATTATCTTTTTTTAAAATTGCTAATCAATATCAATTACCTGAAGATGTTGCACTTGATATTTATCAAGATAGCATGGTCGCTTTGATTGAAAATGTTAGAAAGAACAAGATTGATGATTTACAAAGTAGTATCAATACTTACTTTATAGGAATTGGTAAATTTATGATCTTCAATTACCTAAAATCAGTAAAAAAAATAAAACTAGAAGACATTGATAGTATTGAAGTAAATGATTTTGAAGGTTTTACTACTGATGAAGATGTTTTAAATAGTAAAGAAGTAACTTTAAAAAAGGCTTATGAAACACTTGGTGATCAGTGTAAGAAAATTTTAAATTTATTTTATTTTGAAAACAAGAAGTTAGATGAAATACAAACCATTTTAAATTATGAAAATAAAGATGTGTTGAAGAGTCAAAAATCGAGATGTATTTCGCATTTAAAAAAACTGCTAAACCTTAAGAAATGA
- a CDS encoding OmpA family protein, whose product MKTKFLLLLLLSCFTVLGQDIDNAQDHELLTRYPESKIIYYFQKDYNELKFAVKSGKPEKEPQKWLEVSGHQTSIVYEIPLGKSTVEVMKNYQDAFKANNAEILFQCKGGECDGTNAWYSAKFFEKVYGKDNRQSNGEISHYYDFGNYHVSQRYMVGKITTADKVYYVEIGMTPTYDGKPVKVCVEVIEQEALQSGLITLNADVIKDKLEKEGKLILDGILFDTSKATLQPTSFSVIEMVGDYLNQNPKVRVYIVGHTDDIGSLDSNLQLSEDRAGAVVSALMNNYGDFGTRLTPIGVGPACPVATNETEDGRMKNRRVEIVLKKK is encoded by the coding sequence ATGAAAACTAAATTTTTGCTGCTACTGCTTTTATCTTGTTTTACTGTATTGGGACAAGATATAGATAACGCACAAGATCATGAATTGTTGACGCGTTATCCAGAATCTAAAATCATCTATTATTTTCAAAAAGATTACAACGAATTAAAATTTGCTGTTAAGTCTGGAAAACCAGAAAAAGAACCACAAAAATGGTTAGAAGTTTCTGGACATCAAACTTCCATTGTTTATGAAATTCCTTTAGGGAAATCTACTGTTGAAGTCATGAAAAACTACCAAGATGCTTTTAAAGCCAATAATGCTGAAATTTTGTTCCAATGTAAAGGAGGTGAGTGTGATGGTACAAACGCATGGTATAGTGCTAAATTTTTTGAGAAAGTGTATGGGAAAGATAATCGTCAAAGTAACGGAGAAATCTCACACTATTATGATTTCGGAAATTATCATGTATCACAACGCTACATGGTTGGTAAAATAACCACTGCTGATAAGGTGTATTATGTTGAAATAGGAATGACACCTACTTACGATGGCAAACCTGTAAAGGTTTGTGTGGAGGTAATTGAACAAGAAGCATTACAAAGTGGTTTGATTACTTTAAATGCAGATGTGATTAAAGATAAATTAGAAAAAGAGGGTAAATTAATATTAGACGGTATTTTATTTGATACTAGTAAAGCTACACTTCAACCAACTTCTTTTTCAGTAATTGAAATGGTTGGCGACTATTTAAATCAAAATCCGAAAGTTAGAGTATATATTGTAGGACATACTGATGATATAGGCTCATTAGATTCTAATTTGCAATTATCGGAAGATAGAGCAGGAGCTGTCGTAAGTGCATTAATGAATAATTATGGCGACTTTGGAACAAGATTAACGCCAATAGGTGTTGGACCCGCTTGTCCAGTTGCTACTAATGAAACTGAAGATGGTAGGATGAAAAATAGAAGAGTGGAAATTGTATTAAAAAAGAAATAA